CCGGTCCAGCGTCCAGCCCTCGGCGTAGCTGGCGATCACCTCGTCGATCCGGTCCAGGTGCGCCGCGACGCCCTCGACCAGGCCGACCGCGTATCCCAGGTGCTCCGGGCGGGGCTTCTCGATCCGCTCGAGATAGCCGGCGAGCACCTCCACCGGCGGCCGGTCCCGCAGGTCGGCCTCGAAGAGCACGTCCAGCGCCCGCTTGCGCGCCTTGCGGCGCGCCGGCATCTGCTGCTTGGGACCCTCTGCCATCAGGCGCGGCCGAGGTAACGGCCGTCGCGGGTGTCGACCTTGATCTTCTCGCCGGTGGTGATGAAGAGCGGCACCTGCACGGTCGCGCCGGTCTCGACGGTGGCCGGCTTGTTGCCGCCGGTCGACCGGTCGCCCTGCAGACCCGGCTCGGTGTACGTGATCTCGAGCACGACCGAGGTCGGCAGCTCGATGTAGAGCGGCACGCCCTCGTGGGTGGCGACGGTCGCCTCGGCCTCGGGGAGGAGGTAGTTGGCGGCCTCGCCGACGGTCCCGCCCGGGACGGTGATCTGGTCGAACGTCTCCAGGTCCATGAAGACGTAGTCCTCGCCGTCGGCGTAGAGGTACTGCATGGTGCGCTTGTCGACGGTCGCGGTCTCGACCTTGGTGCCCGCGTTGAAGGTCTTGTCGACGACCTTGCCGGACAGCACGTTCTTCAGCGTGGTGCGCACGAAGGCGCCACCCTTACCGGGCTTGACGTGCTGGAACTCGACGACGGCCCAGAGCTCCCCGTCGAGGTTGAGAACCAGACCGTTCTTGAGGTCGTTGGTGGTGGCCATTTCCTGCCTTGATCATCAATTGGCGGACAGACCCAACAAGTCTACTAGCTGTGTCGAACCGGGTCCCCCCTCGCTGCGCGCCGGGGCAGCCCGGCGGCCCGGTCCGCTCACCCGGACGTGCCGAACGTCACGCTGAGCGACCAAACCAGCGACCTCTGGACGCACTCCCGCCCGCCTTTGCTCTGCAGCCACGGACGCAACAGTCACTGTCCGTTGTCATCGCCGACTGCCGGTCCCGCCGGCACGAATCGCATCGCCGCTGGTCAGTCAGGTGATGCGTATGCGGCTGCAGAGCAAAGGCAGAAAAGGATATCTGGCGCACCGCGCCAACGAGGTCACCGTGCGTAACCTAGGCGACGGCCACGGAGAGCTACGACAGCCGCCGGGGCAGCCTGCGCCGGCCGAGAACGGGCGGCGGGCCGACCCGTCAGGCGTCGCCGGTCAGCCGGGTGGCCAGGTGGTGCAGGGCCAGGCGGTAGCCGTCCACGCCCAGGCCGCAGATCATCCCGGTGGCCACCGCGGAGACCACCGAGTGGTGCCGGAACTCCTCCCGGGCGTGGATGTTGGAGATGTGCACCTCGACCAGCGGCCCACGCAGCATCGCGCAGGCGTCCCGGACGGCGATCGAGTAGTGCGACCAGGCGGCCGGGTTGAGCACCACCGCCGCCCCCTCGTCGGCCGCCGCGTGCAGCCAGTCCAGCAACTCGTGCTCGGCGTCGGTCTGCCGGACCACCACGTCCAGCCCCAGCTCCCGCCCGGTGTCCACGCACATGGTCACCAGATCGGCGTAGCTGGTCACCCCGTAGACGTCGACCTGGCGGGTGCCGAGCCGGCCCAGGTTCGGCCCGTTGAGCACGTACACCTTCACGAGCTGATCTCCCGGTACGCCTCGGCCAGCAGCTCGTCCGACGGACCCTCCAGGATCGTCGGGCGGGCCAGCCCGTCCAGCACCACGAAGCGCAGCCGGCTCCCCCGCGCCTTCTTGTCCACCCGCATCGCGGCGAGCAGCTCCGGCCAGGCGTCCGCCCGGTAACTCGTCGGCAGGTCGAGGGCGGCCACCACGGCCCGGTGCCGCTCGGCGGTGGCCGCGTCGAGCCGCCCGGCGAGCCGGGCCAGGGTCGCCGCGTAGACCAGCCCCA
This sequence is a window from Micromonospora sp. NBRC 110009. Protein-coding genes within it:
- the nusB gene encoding transcription antitermination factor NusB; translated protein: MPARRKARKRALDVLFEADLRDRPPVEVLAGYLERIEKPRPEHLGYAVGLVEGVAAHLDRIDEVIASYAEGWTLDRMPVVDRNLARIAVYELLYVDEIDDAVAISEAVELARQMSTDDSPRFLNGLLGRIAEYATR
- the efp gene encoding elongation factor P, with amino-acid sequence MATTNDLKNGLVLNLDGELWAVVEFQHVKPGKGGAFVRTTLKNVLSGKVVDKTFNAGTKVETATVDKRTMQYLYADGEDYVFMDLETFDQITVPGGTVGEAANYLLPEAEATVATHEGVPLYIELPTSVVLEITYTEPGLQGDRSTGGNKPATVETGATVQVPLFITTGEKIKVDTRDGRYLGRA
- the aroQ gene encoding type II 3-dehydroquinate dehydratase, yielding MKVYVLNGPNLGRLGTRQVDVYGVTSYADLVTMCVDTGRELGLDVVVRQTDAEHELLDWLHAAADEGAAVVLNPAAWSHYSIAVRDACAMLRGPLVEVHISNIHAREEFRHHSVVSAVATGMICGLGVDGYRLALHHLATRLTGDA